The Salvelinus sp. IW2-2015 linkage group LG31, ASM291031v2, whole genome shotgun sequence genome window below encodes:
- the LOC111955709 gene encoding histone-lysine N-methyltransferase SETDB1-B, with protein MESGDDEMEMTVGELQGWIQEEVENQDLVKLRRTQLAQMQNLVQRKEKQALCTRTLFNTACESVVECETVMKALYSKLGMEYRDTDSEDEGVGQQSVIEIDDGDADRNDNTMATDGVAASDSAPGEVPATDSDTENYNDMADDMESMPSSPAVTTPFVTVTVAPNEASNSNDTPATPLAESESEPPSPQEDSGDEYTPSKSKKISSKRPESSKRGRPRKGEKKRRESVRTKHQLVSYREDSLPAPTNPSVPSKPQKPRAGDCSASTKQQNSSKGSTASPPKLQEASKSGSTVPLKQQEARKETSTPFVVTSVSQAPTHAPNPATQPPPGLTEEEIKTDMKVLARRRTKTWHSGKITEIKPSESGSRYKVDFSEKGRSMLSGHHIAFDHTASLERLYVGVRVVAKFKDAEQSWFYSGILAELPNRKNRMRFLVFFDDGTPSYVGLPDLHIVCRPLPEVWEDIEDEANREFIKEYIKVYPNPPMAQYRPGQPINVEFEGIQRRTEVEQIDCSLLCVLFKDDEHKEWVYRGSLRLEHMANMKKRVEEAKDKPTVTRPNSGGAVSTTTTIHQTSTAAANKPHVSPSSTVIPAQVTSNNVSQGQSAAGKQSASVGRPFGQDRTTDKESSVITAKGSVTFTPHRCCPACLNCIRSKVEAKHRGRNPLLIPLLCEFRRMKGRHRINNKTYFHIFYRSPCGLSLSNMTAVQDYLQQTRCDFLFLDMFCLDPFVSVTTTHQPRPYKINIPDLTLGRENQPLSCINELNNIRPLSVIYNKQRVAASGVSINTSSDFLMGCDCTDGCRDRSACSCHQLTIQATALLPAGPEDVNAGYTHKRLEKRLSTGIYECNALCRCDPRVCSNRVVQHGLQLRLQLFMTMGKSWGIRCLDDIAKGTFVCTYTGIIMNKKSLSTEGNMYMVNLNHIEGAESKEGYESEARCSDNESGSEEPIEEDKSEHDDDCDEGGGDEEEGNHDKEPLDKEEEPSDYEDNYEDKDYDVSEDDGGSDDDFRHNVSSMERSYVTRRHAKILQEDPAKKSGSDAKSSDQQDGTAEGIDKEASNATRHFFDGEESCYVIDAKLEGNVGRYLNHSCQPNLFAQNVFVDTHDLRFPWVAFFASKRIRAGTELAWDYKCELGVKRSSRVLNCRCDPECREKL; from the exons ATGGAGAGTGGGGATGATGAGATGGAGATGACCGTGGGGGAGCTTCAGGGCTGGAtacaggaggaggtggagaatcAAGACTTGGTGAAACTCAGGAGGACCCAGCTGGCCCAGATGCAGAACCTAGTGCAGCGGAAGGAGAAGCAGGCCCTCTGCACCCGCACCCTTTTCAACACTGCCTGCGA GTCTGTGGTGGAGTGTGAGACCGTTATGAAGGCGCTGTACAGCAAACTGGGCATGGAGTACAGAGACACAGACTCTGAAGATGAAGGAGTGGGCCAGCAAAGCGTCATTGAGATCGATGATGGGGACGCTGACAGAAACGACAACACCATGGCCACAGACGGAG TTGCTGCTTCCGATTCGGCTCCTGGAGAAGTCCCAGctacagacagtgacacagaaaAT TACAATGACATGGCAGATGACATGGAGAGCATGCCATCCTCTCCAGCTGTGACCACCCCTTTTGTGACTGTAACTGTTGCCCCAAATGAAGCCTCAAACTCTAATGATACCCCAGCAACCCCCCTTGCTGAATCAGAGTCTGAACCACCAAGTCCACAAGAAGACAGCGGCGATGAGTATACTCCATCAAAATCAAAAAAGATCTCATCAAAACGTCCAGAGTCCAGCAAACGTGGACGGCCGAGAAAAGgtgaaaagaagagaagagaatctGTACGAACCAAGCATCAACTTGTGTCTTACAGGGAAGACTCGCTTCCTGCCCCAACAAATCCTTCTGTGCCATCGAAACCACAAAAGCCCAGAGCAGGTGACTGCTCTGCGTCGACGAAACAGCAGAACTCAAGCAAAGGTAGCACWGCTTCCCCACCAAAATTACAGGAGGCCAGCAAAAGTGGTTCCACTGTCCCATTAAAACAACAAGAGGCCAGAAAAG AAACGTCCACTCCATTTGTGGTGACCAGCGTGTCGCAAGCTCCGACCCATGCGCCGAACCCTGCCACTCAGCCACCTCCCGGCCTCACAGAGGAGGAGATCAAGACTGATATGAAGGTCCTGGCTAGGAGGAGGACCAAGACCTGGCACTCAGGCAAGATTACAGAAATCAAACCATCAG AGAGTGGAAGCAGGTATAAGGTGGACTTTAGCGAGAAGGGGAGAAGCATGCTGTCAGGACACCACATAGCCTTTGACCACACCGCTTCACTGGAGCGGCTGTACGTGGGCGTGCGCGTGGTAGCCAAGTTCAAGGACGCCGAGCAGTCCTGGTTCTACTCTGGCATTCTGGCTGAGCTCCCCAACCGAAAGAACCGCATGAG GTTCCTGGTCTTTTTTGACGACGGCACACCTTCCTATGTCGGTTTGCCGGATCTTCACATTGTTTGCAGACCAC TGCCGGAGGTGTGGGAGGACATAGAGGATGAGGCCAACAGGGAGTTCATCAAGGAATACATCAAGGTGTATCCCAACCCGCCCATGGCCCAGTACAGACCAGGCCAGCCCATCAACGTGGAGTTTGAGGGgatccagaggaggacagaagtaGAGCAGATTGACTGCAGCTTGTTGTGCGTCCTCTTCAAG GATGACGAACATAAGGAATGGGTGTACCGAGGCTCTTTGCGTCTGGAGCATATGGCCAACATGAAGAAACGTGTTGAGGAGGCAAAGGATAAACCAACAGTGACACGGCCCAATAGTG GGGGAGCAGTTTCGACTACTACTACAATCCACCAGACTAGCACGGCTGCTGCCAACAAACCTCACGTRAGCCCCTCGTCAACAGTAATACCAGCGCAGGTCACTTCCAACAATGTCAGCCAGGGCCAGTCAGCTGCTGGTAAACAGTCAGCATCCGTAGG GAGGCCCTTTGGCCAGGATCGTACGACCGACAAGGAGTCGTCTGTCATCACAGCTAAAGGTTCGGTCACCTTCACCCCCCACCGTTGCTGCCCCGCCTGCCTGAACTGCATCCGGTCAAAGGTCGAGGCTAAGCACCGTGGACGCAACCCGCTGCTCATCCCCCTGCTCTGCGAGTTCCGCCGCATGAAGGGCCGCCACCGGATCAATAACAAG acgTATTTCCACATATTTTACCGGTCGCCGTGTGGCCTCAGCCTGAGCAACATGACTGCTGTGCAGGACTACCTTCAACAGACACGCTGTGACTTCCTCTTCCTGGACATGTTCTGCCTGGACCCCTTTGTGTCTGTGACCACCACCCACCAGCCCCGGCCCTACAAGATCAACATCCCAGACCTGACGCTGGGCAGAGAGAACCAGCCGCTGTCCTGCATCAACGAGCTCAACAACATCCGGCCACTCTCGGTGATCTACAACAAGCAGCGTGTCGCAGCCAGTGGGGTCTCCATCAACACCAGCTCAGACTTTCTGATGGGCTGCGACTGCACCGACGGCTGCAGGGACAG GTCGGCATGCTCCTGTCACCAGCTGACCATCCAGGCCACAGCCCTGTTGCCAGCGGGCCCTGAGGACGTCAACGCTGGCTACACACACAAGAGGCTGGAGAAACGCCTCTCCACAGG TATATATGAGTGCAACGCACTGTGCCGCTGTGACCCACGTGTGTGCTCTAACCGGGTGGTTCAGCATGGCCTTCAGCTGCGGCTACAGCTCTTCATGACCATGGGGAAGAGCTGGGGAATCCGCTGCCTGGATGACATTGCCAAGGGCACCTTCGTCTGCACCTACACTG GGATAATCATGAACAAGAAGAGTTTGAGCACAGAGGGCAACATGTACATGGTCAACCTGAACCACATAGAGGGAGCTGAGAGCAAGGAGGGTTACGAGAGTGAGGCCCGCTGCTCCGACAATGAGTCAG GTTCAGAAGAGCCCATAGAAGAAGACAAAAGTGAACATGATGATGACTGTGATGAAGGGGGtggtgatgaggaagagggaaaCCACGACAAAGAGCCGCTGGACAAAGAAGAAGAACCCAGTGACTATGAGGACAATTATGAGGACAAGGATTATGATGTCAGTGAAGATGATGGCGGCTCTGATGATGACTTCAGGCACAACGTCTCCTCTATGGAGAGGAGCTACGTCACCCGCAGGCATGCCAAAATACTACAGGAGG ACCCAGCGAAGAAATCGGGCTCTGACGCCAAATCTTCTGACCAGCAGGACGGTACAGCAGAGGGAATTGACAAGGAGGCCTCAAACGCCACTAGGCATTTCTTTGATGGGGAGGAGTCATGCTACGTCATCGACGCAAAGCTAGAGGGGAATGTGGGTCGTTACCTCAAT CATAGCTGCCAACCAAACCTGTTTGCGCAGAATGTTTTTGTGGACACACATGACCTTCGATTCCCCTGGGTGGCGTTCTTTGCCAGCAA GCGCATTAGAGCTGGTACAGAGCTGGCGTGGGATTATAAATGTGAGCTTGGTGTGAAAAGGTCGTCAAGAGTCCTTAATTGTCGCTGTGATCCAGAGTGCAGGGAAAAGTTATGA